Part of the Brevibacillus brevis genome is shown below.
GCCGGCAGATGCAGGCCTTGCGTGATCTGGAAGCCTATTCCCGCAGCCTTCAGCAGCTAAGTCTGCAAACACAAGGAATTCCCAAGGTTTTGCAGCAATTTCAGACCGCCGTGCAGACCCAGGTTTTTTTGTATCCCCCAGACGGCTTGGCGCAATTCGTTCCACCCCTGCCGCAGAGCGTGCAGACCGAGCTGGTCGAGTTGATGCGCGGCCATTTTTCACGGGGCGAGCAGACGGATACGGCAGCTGTCACCTTCCCTCTGACAGACAGCAAGCAGCTCGTCTACCAGCCGATCATGGCGATGGGGCATCTGCTCGCCTACGTCGGACTGATCCTGTACGAGCGGCAAACAGACGAGTATTTGCTTCTCACGCTGGACAGCACAGTCGGTGCGCTTGCACAAATCATGATGCGAAAAATGTTCGTGGAGGAACAGGCGCTGGCGACGGAAAACCGCCTGTTCGACGACTTGATTGCGAACCGCCCCATTCCCGAAGAGCTGATGCGATCGCTCATGGGACTCGCCAGCACCGGAAAGCCTCCCCTTTACCACGCCATGCTGCTGTCGTTTGCGAGGCAGCCCGCCGATGGACAAACGGATTTGCTGCCGCCGCACGACTTGAACGCCGTGTTTCGTTCCGTTCTGTCGCGCCTGGGATATCGGGCATTCATCCGCTGCACAGGAAACCGCTTTATGTTTCTTTTGGTCGAAAAACAGACCATAGCGGATTCCCGGCGGCAATTGCAAAAGGCCATGCAGGAGCTCGCGCGCATTTGTAAGCAAATGCTTGGACAAAGCGTCCAAATCGGATTTGGAATCAGCAGGGCAGGCAGGCGCCTGTCCGATGCAGGGAAGCATTTGGCGGAAGCGGAGCAGGCGCTCGCCTTCCAGCATGAAGCCCAGAGCCCGTTTTTTGCGGATCTCGGACTGTTTCGCCTGCTTTTTCACATCCCGCACGACCCCGTGCTGAAAAATTTCATCCACGATTATCTCGAGCCGCTTCTCGCACACGACAATGAGCACGGCTCCCAACTGGTCCAGACGCTTCGTGTTTATCTCGATACCAACCAGTCCAAGCAGGAGGCGGCCGAGAAGCTTTTCATCCACAGACAGACGCTCTATCACCGCCTGGAAAAAATAGCGGAATGTCTGGGCGACGACTTTCTTCAGCCTCATCGCCGCCTGTGTCTGGAAATTGCACTGAGAGCGCTCGACTGGCTGCAAAAGGAAGACGCTTCCACGACAAATTAAAATCCGGTACGCAACCAAGCTTGTTGCGTCCGGATTTGCTCTTGCGGTGAAGGCGGGGCTGCTTCACCCCCTCATCTGATGATCCTAGTAACCCGGGTAGGCGATCCGCAGATGGTACTTGGCTTGCTTCCCTTTTTTCAGCTCCACCCGTATTTTGTACACGCCTGACTTCTTCAGGGAAATCTCCAGTTGCTCGGGATTGTCCTCCCTTGCCGCG
Proteins encoded:
- a CDS encoding PucR family transcriptional regulator, producing the protein MSSDWRLTVAESIKRPLFQHAEVVAGSRGLSRPVRWVHVLESADSCQYLNGGELILSTGLGFGGAREKRLAYLSELIRRKAVGLCMELGEYIPHIPEDMREMADHHEFPLIVFHRPVRFVDITQDLHEHLISRQMQALRDLEAYSRSLQQLSLQTQGIPKVLQQFQTAVQTQVFLYPPDGLAQFVPPLPQSVQTELVELMRGHFSRGEQTDTAAVTFPLTDSKQLVYQPIMAMGHLLAYVGLILYERQTDEYLLLTLDSTVGALAQIMMRKMFVEEQALATENRLFDDLIANRPIPEELMRSLMGLASTGKPPLYHAMLLSFARQPADGQTDLLPPHDLNAVFRSVLSRLGYRAFIRCTGNRFMFLLVEKQTIADSRRQLQKAMQELARICKQMLGQSVQIGFGISRAGRRLSDAGKHLAEAEQALAFQHEAQSPFFADLGLFRLLFHIPHDPVLKNFIHDYLEPLLAHDNEHGSQLVQTLRVYLDTNQSKQEAAEKLFIHRQTLYHRLEKIAECLGDDFLQPHRRLCLEIALRALDWLQKEDASTTN